atgtacacttactatctgcagtagtatcatctgattgtgggtaaggtttctcactgtggtttttccccttacagggtttccaggtacaaatattggtgttatgtgttgtggatgactttgtgtttatgtttcatgcattaatctttaccggtatagcaattaactgttaacactgtctaccgacatacttaactggtttaccggtattaagaattaagttgggtaagttgtttttggtttgaatttatttgacaactaattcacccccccgctctcaatTTTCTTCGGGACCTGACACCGTGGGGGGATTAAAAGAATCTATCCAAGGTTTAATTAAGAGAATATGTACACACCAAGCCCACAACTTGTTCAACACCATATCTCTATCATCAAAAGAAACAATAATAAATCCTTTAGCACAAGGGAAGAGATCAATCTTACTTGAAAATAAAGGAAACTAAGATTCCAAAACTTGATCACGAAGGTTCAGAAGAGAAGGTCAAAGACCAAAGAATCTAGAGAACAAACCACAATGCTAGTAGAAACCATCATTCTCCACCACATCCTAGTTGCACACCATAATCAGGGAGGTTTTGGCACAAGGAAAGAGATGAAGCTTCCCATAGACATAGAGAGCAATATCAACTCTAGCCACATGAGCAAAAATTTGATTTCTAGCAACAAAGATGGGCCTCCTAGGGGTAACACCATCACCAATCCTCATAGGACTATATGCATGATACATAACATGGGTGCTAGGATGACCCACAACTAGGGGGTTTCCCAACCTAGATTGCATAGGTAGAGGTACCAAAGGAGTAGATGAAGCCAACAAATGCTCCAACAAAATTCTTGTAGAAGTAGAGATGACCCCCAAAGATGCGACAGGAGGAGGATGGGCACCCAAAAGGGTATCAACATTTGCAAGAAGCTACACATGGGTACTAAGACCACCCATAACTAGGGGTTTTCCCAACCCTAAATGCGTAGGTTGaggtgacaaagaaaaaaatagagGCAATAAAGGCTCCAACGAAATCCCTGCAAAAGCATTGATATTTGCAGTTTTTGAAAATGCAATGCATGGGAGCTCCATTTCAAATTGATGTTGTGTGTTGTTGTGGTAAAGACCCTATATGATTTAAAAATATCTATTGACCCCTTAAAAATGAGAACCTTTATAATTGGACCTATTAGGCAACTTTGAATGAAGAGTATTATAAGTTGTATTAAATATTAGAATGATTTTGTAATACTTGGAGACAATTGCCTCTTAATTTGATGATGCCTACATATCTCTTAAGTATAAGAAGCCCAATGCAAGAAATATTATATAAATCAATGGACTTGTAATAGATTATTGTAGGATTAAAAAAAAGGAAACCATCCtttaatttgatgatgctaagattGAGTTAAGAGACAAACCATTTACAATTATATAGTATGAAATATTTTAATCTAAATATGGTGCCTTTATCGAATTATTCTATCATTGGAAAAGTACTACCTTGAATGTTGGCTTATATTGCAATGTTAGTTCACTTGAAATAAATACCAAAAGAGTGGGTGTGATTGTAGGTAATTGGTGGTTAATATGTTTTTAAAGGATATATTCTAACATCTATTTTGGGGACATGTTTGTTGTTAATAATCAAAGATCTAAGTTGATATAGGATGGGTTGTCATTTTATTTTTAGAGTATGTCTATGATTCTTTATTATTGTTACAACTCCAAACTAAAGGATACCATTTGTGGGTTCATATGATCTTAAGACTAGTATATCCTTGATTACTATTATGCGACAGAAATTAGACAAAGGGAAATGATACTTGAACCTCAATTTGAAGTCTTTGATGTCACAAGTAGGTAACAATTTTTACAAAGCTTAATATATATTCATAACTAAACATGAGGACTTATTAGTGTTATCATAGTTCAATAAATTAACTATCATTTATGTTGTAGTTAATAATTTTAGCATCTCAAACCCTTGGGAAATATGATTAGGGTTGTAAAGAACTAGTGCGACTCTTCATCCACCCTATTGGGTTTGTGTGAACTAAGGTAGTTTTGTATTGAGTGATAAGCCTAGCCCTCATGCCAATAAGATGAACCTTGGGACATTCAAATTAGTTTATGAACAATAAGGGGTGGAGTTTGATTCAAGTCCTTGACATCCTTCAGTAATTTTTTTATAGCTTAGTCTTGCTAATTTGAGACTAGTGTTGGAATTCCTTGCTTGTTGTTAATCATTATTAATTGTTGTGAATTGTTTAAAGGAATCCTACTGGTGTAAGATGAAATAATGAATGAGAACTTGATTGTGGGTAAACTTGTGTGCATACATTCCTTGAGAGACCTTGTGAGGAGAACTACACATGAATTCAATCCCATTTGAAAGTGGGTATGTAGGTAGTCCCTGGACAAATGATGCCCCTATGTCGGGAGGGGGAAGGTTTAGGGGGGATAAATCTAGggttgttggggggggggggggtttattcTTAACTTGTTTGACCTTTCCTATTTAGTAGGATTCATATGAGACTAAGATGGGTAATAGATGGTTATGAAAGAGTTGAGAAAATTGGATAACTTTTATATAATACATAATGTGCTTTTGAATAGTGAGTTGAATGAAGTAAATGTGTTGACTACCTTATAGCCAATATTTTTTTAAGGGTACATATTGAGTAGATGCCATCTTATGTTGGttcaattttgtttttattttatgtttttgtgcAAATTAATCTACAAACTATAGGACTCTATGTGTAGAATCCTATATTAGTTGATTGTGAATACTTATCTTAATCCACTTGACTAGTATTGTGAATCTTGTAATGTATGATCCCAAAAGTGTGAACCTTCAAGATATTTGAGCAATGACAAGTAGCCATTGGACCATGATAATAATTGATGTTTGGGCTATTGATAGGGATTAGTCAACATTCACTTGGTCACAAAGGTGAAGGTGGTCAAGTGTGACCCTAGGTATTCAATATGATAACAACTGCATAAATAGTTatcctattgtacaagtaatattaaTTGTAGCTAACCATTATATTGGTAGGGCTAACATATAGCCACCTATATCATGGGGTGAATGATGCCAAGTGCTACTTGAGAATCTGGAGAACATAATTGATAATATCACCAAGGTCACTAGGTGGTACATGTCAAAAGCTACTTCTTCTTGGGTGGATAAACTTGTTGCCAATGACCTATAATCGATTAAGTTGGAATCCACCAGGATAGGTTGGTTCACTAGTGGAAAGCCTTGTGATGGAGGATAGATTTGTAGTGTACTATGGGATACACCAAATCCTCTTTGTAGTTGTTAGATGGTAGACTTAAATCTATTGGGTTGAAGATGAACTCTTGATATACATCAAATTCTCTTCCCAGTTTTGGTTGGTgtagaaaatcaataaaaataatggGGCCCATAGTGTAGTGCATAATGCACCAACCTTCTTTTTCTATTTGGGATGCTCTATGGACAAGTGTTACTTAGCCATTGTAGATGAACCTATCACTATTATCTTTGTGATGCTTTTATGAGCCACTCACTATGTATTTATGATTTACACTACAAATAGTCATTGTGTATATGTGATGTATGTTAGAGCTACTcattgtgtatttgtgatgtatgTTGGAGCCAATCACTATGTACTTGTGATATATGTTGGAGCTAGTCgttgtgtatttgtgatgtatgCTAGAACTACTAATATTTGTGTATATGTGATGTGTATGAGCTAGTCATCTTGTGTATATGTGATGTATGCTCGAATTAATCACTAAGGGAGTTGAGAGATTATTGAATGATTGGACCTTGatgtatttatgtattttttttatactAATGATTGGTAATGTTTGGTATGGAACCAAAACATGATGGATAATGGTTATCTTTCTATTGTAATGGGACTAAGTTAATATTCAAGGTTTAAAGAGTGATCTCATACAAGAGGAGAGAATGAACTCTCTCTAACATTTAAGTTCAATTTATGAAGTTTTTGATTTCCCACGAAGATATTTAGGTATGGTCATAAGGAATGAACCCTCAAGGCTTAGGTCTGAGGCTAGGAATAACCCTAATTATGAAATCTTAACATTTTTGAGTATAAACATATACATGATAATGTTGACTTCACAAAATTATATCCTAAATAATAAGATCATAAAGTTTGTAGAAATATTAATTCACTGATACACTTTAAATTTTGTATTATCAACTTTGACCAAACCTCACATAATCAATTGTGAACATTTTTAAAAGCAGTTCTACATGTTGAGAGTTTAACGCTAGGGTAAAAATtactataatataaatattatttaatattaatttttttctttttcttgattatAAAACTCTGAGAATTTGCACAGTTAAGGTAGTTATTTAGCAGTTCTTCCAATCTACTTTGAAATATTACCTGATAATGGTTTGCACTGTTTCTGCAACCTGCCAATATGGGATTCACGCTCACATGCTGCTGATTTCACAAATTCTGTGGACGAATCCCATTACTGCCTCAAAAGCCTCAAAATACAAATTTTCTGTTTTCTTTAGCCAAtctaaaaaaaaatctctaattaGGAATACAttaatttgagaaaataaaaaaataaaaaaaatgggtTGCAGCGATCCTGATGAAGAAGATTCTGCAAATGCTACAAGGTCCCCAAAATCTGTGATAGATTATTCTCATGCAGTGACTTCATATTCTTCAAAGGAGGATTACCATGAAAGATCTGAAAAAGCTGTGAAAAGAAAAGCTCGTCCCAAAAAGGATTTAGGGTTCAGTTATCCTCAAACTGAAGTATATACAAAGCTACAAAAGACCCAAGAACGTGCCAGAAAAAATACAAAAAGGTGCTGTCCTAAATCTCTGAATATATTTTTTTTCTGTAGCTTTTTGGTTGCTTTGGTTTCTGCTATAATGCCTATATCATTGTACATGGAATGGCCGTTAAGTAAAGATTACCCATCATCATTTATGCCAACACTTAGATGGCTTCATAGTTTCTCAAATGAGTCTAATACTAATTTGGAGGAGCTTCAAGCCACATTGGAGAGATTTTCCAGAAGGATAGAGAAATGGTTAGAGAGGCAGCTAGGTTTGGCAGATGAGAAGCTGGCTGGAGAGTTGGAGAAGCTAAAATCTGAAATGGAGGTGGCCATCAGAGACAATTTTCATGTATTTACAAACCAGCTTGATAACATGGATGAGCGACTGAAAGAGGTGGAagagtatgtgaaaatatttcaagcaAAGGGTCTTCTTAACCAAACAGAGGCCATGGATCTCATCAACAGTGCTTTGAAAGAAAAGAATGAAGTTGGGGACATGAAGGGTGTGATTAGCTTGGATGATATCAGGGCTGCAACAAGAAGGATGATTGAAGCAGAGATTGAAAAGCATTCTGCTGATGGAGTTGGAAGAGTGGATTATGCTATAGCTAGTGGCGGAGGAAAGGTTTTAAGTCATTCTGAAGGGTACTATCCTGGAGAGGCCATCTCTTGGAGTCAGGTTTCCAATAGGCTACTTTCCTTGAATCATCCCTTTGCTAATGGGATAGTTAAGCCTGGATTTGGAGAGCCAGGGAGATGCCTTCCTCTCAAGGGCAGCAATGTTTTTATCATCATTGGCCTTAGGACTTCCATTTTTGCTGAAGCAATCAGTTTGGAGCATGTTTCAAAGGTAAAAATGTTACTCTTTTTAGTGTCTTTAAAGAGaatttctttatttttaattttttccccTCAAATGAGATCTTATTCTTAGGCACACAAGTTTTCGCTGCTTGCAAAGTTTTTTAATATTGTAAGATCCTTaaaaatttaatcatttattttgATTATATCTTACTATGAGCCTAGGTTTATCTGTTTTGTCTTACATTGTTTTGTATTTTTCGCCTCTGGAAAGCTTACAAACTGTGCTACCATGGAGTTATTCATAGAAGCGTGTATTTGATAAATATGGGTATATTTATATACAATTTTTGTAGTACTGAGTGTGACTTGAAATGTAGATATTCAAATTATTTTTGTATACAATCAATCTAAAAACATAAAATTGACGAGTTCTAACATATTCAACAATATGCATATTACTATGGGGTGGTATTGTTGTGTTGTGTCAGTGTCAGTGTCACCGGTCACATAAAAAGTTTATttgacatttaaaaaaaatgtatactACTATAAAAAAGAGAGTTTTATCCCTATAATAAATGTATACTACTATTAGTTTGTataattttaaaacaaaaaggGACGAGTTCAGAATTGTGTTTCAAGTGAATTGGTTGGAATGGATATCCCTCAACCCTTAACTCTCAGCCAAAGGGGTTTCAGCCTAAAACTCATGATTCCATATGAAATAGCAAAAATGATGTGAACAGAATGAATATTTAGAATTTTGAGCACATAATTTGAACCAATTTTAAAAAGTGACCCCTCTTATATCAGAGATCTGCACTGCACCATGTCAAGATTCTACCTTCTCCTTAGGTCTATGTGACATTACACTTTCACATACCATTAAGCTTAAATGTCAGATCTGAGGGTTATCTATTCCTGTAAATTCACCTTTCTGCTTAGGTACCAAGTTAAAGAggtatctatttcttctaattcatcatctgcTTGCAAGCCAGTTCAGCTCACCAGAGTTTGAAGCACACTGTACTTACCATATGATCACATCCAGAGAGACAAGCCTAAAGAAGGTTTTGGTTTACAAGCACCATTATCCATGTGTTATATTACTAAAAAATTGAAGGTTCTGAATGGTGAGTGGATCCCTTTGATTTGGAGTTAGTTTTTGTCAGGTTTGGTGTCTGTTCCTGATGAACAGTTCTGTTCCCTTCCTGCTCTGTTCCTTGAGGAATGCTGAAAGTATATTACTAGGATAATCATTGTCTCTTCTCTTTTTGTAATATGTTCTTCTTGTTTATCCTATCTACTTGACTAAGTTTCTAGGGATTTCTAtgaattttcttcttcaattggGTGTTTCTCTTCTAGATGTAGTCTTACAAGTGTTCATTCTTACTGAATCTCAGTCTTTTAAATAAAAAGATAATATAATTTTTAACGATCGATATGCTCTTATTGGAGCAGAGAGTGGCATATGATTTAACAAGTGCACCAAAGCAATTCAAGGTTTATGGGTCAACTTCAAAAAATGAAAACCAGAAATCCTCATGGATTGTACTCGGAGAGTTCACTTATGATATTTACGCTGAGAAGTATATCCAGACCTTCAATTTACTAAATGGAAATAGTGCAGAGAAGAAGATAAGTAGGGTGAAACTACATATATTGTCCAACCATGGAAGCCAAACTCATACATGCATTTACAGGGTCCGGGTTCATGGCCATGAATAGATGTACAGATCATTAAAAAGGTTTTATCTTAATGACTATGCAGAGTATGGGAGACTAGTATGTTGAGGTGTACAAGGTTATGGCAATTGGGGACTAAGTAAGAACACGAacacatttttatttaaaataattagttcataaattacttttattttttaattgaaggGAATTTCATAGATTGGTAAGAGACGCATATGCATCAGGTTCCTGCCATAATACTTTTGTATTAAAGTTAGAATTTGTGAATTCTAGTAATAATATTGAAATATTCAGGTTCCTGTCATAATGCTTTTGTATTAAAGTTGAAATTTGTGAATTCtagtaataatattaaaatattgacATTGTTAAATAATAATTTGGAATTCTTTGAATAATAATTTTAGTAATATAGTAAATCTTTAGACAAATAGTATTGAAGAAAGTTTAACCTTAAATCATCtatatatttaaaaattcaaacataaaatgCTTTTCCTTAGTAAGTAAACAATAGATGTGTTGCATCTAGTTCCTATCAATCAGTAAAATCTACAACATAACAAAATTTAGATATGTATACTAAAGGTTTTTTGCAATAAACAGAGTATGCCAAATTAAAATTAAAGCTCTACAAATATTATTGttaattaatgaaatattataatgCTAATTGTGTCTCGGAGCAGAGAAGCTGAAAGAAGGAATGAGAcagagaacaaaaaaaaaaaaagaaaaaaaaagaaaaagaaaaagaaaaaacaagaaaaaaagaatgagacaaagagaaagaggggAAGGCTTGTGGGatcaaagacaaaaagaaaaagcgGAATCATCTCTGTGAGCTCTGAGGCTACTAGGCAAGGCGAGATGGAACAATGATAGAGAGGTCTGTCGCCATAATACCTATGTTGTAGAATGTGAAGAAGGTTCAAGGATGGTTAGGGCtttcagttttctttttcttttctgttAAAGTTTAGAATTTTTTCTGTAAGAAGAAGCTGAAAGAAGGAATGAgacagagaaaaaaaaaaaaaagaaaaaaaaagaaaaagaaaaagaaaaaacaagaaaaaaagaatgagacaaagagaaagaggggAAGGCTCGTGGGatcaaagacaaaaagaaaaagcgGAATCATCTTTGTGAGCTTTGAGGCTACTAGGCAAGGCGAGATGTAACAATGATAGAGAGGTTTGTCGCCATAATACCTATGTTGTAGAATGTGAAGAAGGTTCAAGGATGGTTAGGGCTTtcagttttctttttgttttctgttaaagtttagaattttttttgtaaGAAGTAGGATGGGAACCACAATTTTTATAGATCTGCAGACTATAGATTTGTATGGATTCAAAGAAAGAGTAGCAAAAACTATGACAAGTTTTGTATGTAGAAACTATTGCGGATAGGATAGATGTAGATTGTGAATTTGTATAGATTTGAAGTAGGAGGAGCTGAAATTGTGACAAATCTTATTgcaattttttataatattaataaaactAAGTAAActttacaaataaaaaaaataaaaaattatgataaCTAGTGTATGCTGAAAATGTGGTCTTCCACCTGAGGGAAaccacttcaaacacaccaatgaagcattgcattagatgttagaaatcaaaacacatgaatagattaaAAACTCTAAAGTCGCCTCATTGTCCtgtatctctaaagatctctaagattcaaggtgaccctcacttggaagagcatttgatcctcaagatgacaacctagagaacgagttatATTAAAAATGCTACTAGAATCGAAATAGATGCAACTAGGATTTTAGCGAGTTCTAAGAGacgaagatgaagatgaaggatgcaagctaAGTGATTATGAGGCAAAGtagattccaaattgaaagctaagtatTCTATGTGAGtaaattaaactaagatgagaacgcaaaacttataaaagaagtgaaattaagctaggatgaaagattaaaatgcaactaaatgaagctaaactatgtgctatggatgcttgaggacgatgttgatgcttggtgatgacaaaaagagctccttaacctgcaatgtgactataattttgatgcacaaaagacttgatgaattgaagaaggagtgggctctatttatagggaaaatagagaaatggatggttgagattgcgtaatctcaacaagggttaggattgaaagttatcaatccatgggagagattcaatccaatcccaagttgacaaatttcACCTTGACAGGGCTTGATGAGACGCTAAACAAGCTTTAGATGTTAATCAAGCAAttggggataacctcaaggagtgacatcatggataatgccattaactagggaggcatgctattacccaagaggtaaactcttgcaCAACATGGGTAAATGGTTAAGGGACAAACATCATAGGTTGTGGGTTTGTAA
The nucleotide sequence above comes from Cryptomeria japonica chromosome 11, Sugi_1.0, whole genome shotgun sequence. Encoded proteins:
- the LOC131049513 gene encoding SUN domain-containing protein 1-like, with amino-acid sequence MGCSDPDEEDSANATRSPKSVIDYSHAVTSYSSKEDYHERSEKAVKRKARPKKDLGFSYPQTEVYTKLQKTQERARKNTKRCCPKSLNIFFFCSFLVALVSAIMPISLYMEWPLSKDYPSSFMPTLRWLHSFSNESNTNLEELQATLERFSRRIEKWLERQLGLADEKLAGELEKLKSEMEVAIRDNFHVFTNQLDNMDERLKEVEEYVKIFQAKGLLNQTEAMDLINSALKEKNEVGDMKGVISLDDIRAATRRMIEAEIEKHSADGVGRVDYAIASGGGKVLSHSEGYYPGEAISWSQVSNRLLSLNHPFANGIVKPGFGEPGRCLPLKGSNVFIIIGLRTSIFAEAISLEHVSKRVAYDLTSAPKQFKVYGSTSKNENQKSSWIVLGEFTYDIYAEKYIQTFNLLNGNSAEKKISRVKLHILSNHGSQTHTCIYRVRVHGHE